One Gordonia mangrovi genomic region harbors:
- a CDS encoding NuoB/complex I 20 kDa subunit family protein, with translation MGLEEKLPSGFLLSTVEDLAGFMRKGSLWPATFGLACCAIEMMATTSGRYDLARFGMEAFRASPRQADLMIVAGRVSQKMAPVLRQIYDQMTEPKWVLAMGVCASSGGMFNNYAIVQGVDHVVPVDIYLPGCPPRPEMLLHAILKLHEQIQQMPLGVNREQAVWAAEQAALQAKPTIEMKGLLR, from the coding sequence ATGGGGCTCGAGGAGAAGCTGCCCAGCGGGTTCCTGCTGAGTACCGTCGAGGATCTGGCCGGGTTCATGCGGAAGGGTTCGCTGTGGCCGGCCACCTTCGGTCTGGCCTGCTGCGCCATCGAGATGATGGCCACCACCTCCGGACGTTACGACCTCGCCCGGTTCGGGATGGAGGCCTTCCGCGCCTCCCCACGCCAGGCCGACCTGATGATCGTCGCCGGTCGCGTCAGCCAGAAGATGGCTCCGGTACTGCGGCAGATCTACGACCAGATGACCGAACCCAAATGGGTACTGGCCATGGGCGTTTGCGCATCGTCGGGCGGCATGTTCAACAACTACGCCATCGTGCAGGGCGTCGACCACGTGGTCCCGGTGGACATCTACCTGCCCGGCTGCCCGCCACGCCCGGAGATGCTGCTGCACGCGATTCTGAAATTGCACGAACAGATCCAGCAGATGCCCCTCGGCGTCAATCGGGAACAGGCCGTCTGGGCAGCCGAACAGGCTGCGCTGCAGGCCAAACCGACCATCGAGATGAAGGGTCTGCTGCGATGA
- a CDS encoding NADH-quinone oxidoreductase subunit G, whose protein sequence is MTAVDEPATEQRPDLVSITIDGTEIAVPKGTLVIRAAELIGTQIPRFCDHPLLDPVGACRQCLVEVEGQRKPLASCTTVATDGMVVHTQRSSEVAEKAQRGVMELLLINHPLDCPVCDKGGECPLQNQAMSSGRSESRFTGTKRTFTKPVPLSSEVLLDRERCVLCARCTRFSAQVAGDPLIDFADRGALQQVSIYQDDPFESYFSGNTVQICPVGALTSTAYRFRARPFDLVSTPSTCEHCASGCAQRTDHRRGKVLRRLAGDDPEVNQEWNCDKGRWAFAYATAADRLTTPMIRGADGALREVSWAHALRHAADGLAAARGRTGVLAGGRLTAEDAYAYGRFARVALDTNDIDFRARVHSAEEADFLAAQVAARPDDVTYRDLDAAPAVLLVAFEPEEESPIVFLRLRRAARTRGLRVSTIAALRSPGVTKLNGTLLAAAPGNEAVMLDSEAAADAVTADGSVIIVGERLAGVPGGLSAAVRLAERTGARLAWIPRRAGERGALEVGAAPNLLPGGRPVADLTARTEIALAWQVPDLPSTTGRDTSAILDAAARHDLSALLVGGVEIADLPDPEAARAALADADFVVSLEIRSSAVTDLADVVLPVAAVPEKSGMFLDWEGRARPFGTALPETGGLPDHRVLDALAQQLGIDLCCADTAMIRRDLEHLGPWQGIRPPSPDVSAPQVDSGLPETRRAVLATWRMLLDDGRLQDGEPHLAATARTPMARMSAATAAGIDAIDGSPVEVGTARGAIVLPLQITEMVDGVVWVPMNTPGASVTTDLRARAGDMVTIATTEEAR, encoded by the coding sequence ATGACCGCCGTCGACGAACCAGCCACCGAGCAGCGACCCGACCTGGTGTCGATCACCATCGACGGCACCGAGATCGCGGTTCCCAAGGGCACTCTGGTGATCCGGGCCGCCGAGCTGATCGGCACCCAGATCCCACGCTTCTGCGATCACCCGCTGCTGGACCCGGTCGGCGCCTGCCGACAGTGCCTCGTCGAGGTGGAGGGCCAACGCAAACCGCTGGCCTCGTGCACGACGGTCGCGACCGATGGCATGGTGGTACACACCCAGCGCAGTTCCGAGGTGGCCGAGAAGGCCCAGCGCGGCGTGATGGAACTGCTGCTGATCAACCATCCGCTCGACTGCCCGGTGTGCGACAAGGGTGGCGAATGCCCGCTGCAGAATCAGGCGATGTCGTCGGGCCGCAGCGAGTCCCGCTTCACCGGCACCAAACGGACATTCACCAAACCGGTGCCGCTGTCATCGGAGGTCCTCCTCGACCGGGAGCGGTGCGTCTTGTGCGCCCGGTGCACCCGGTTCTCCGCCCAGGTGGCCGGAGACCCGCTGATCGATTTCGCCGATCGCGGTGCACTACAACAAGTCTCGATCTACCAGGACGACCCGTTCGAATCGTACTTCTCCGGCAACACCGTGCAGATCTGCCCGGTGGGTGCGCTCACCAGCACCGCCTACCGGTTTCGCGCGCGCCCGTTCGACCTGGTGTCGACGCCGAGTACCTGCGAACACTGCGCGAGCGGCTGCGCCCAGCGCACCGATCACCGACGCGGAAAGGTGTTGCGCCGCCTGGCCGGTGACGACCCCGAGGTCAACCAGGAATGGAACTGCGACAAGGGCCGATGGGCCTTCGCCTACGCGACGGCCGCCGACCGGCTGACGACTCCGATGATCCGCGGGGCCGACGGCGCCCTGCGGGAGGTCTCCTGGGCGCACGCATTGCGCCACGCCGCCGACGGTTTGGCGGCGGCCCGTGGGCGGACCGGGGTGCTGGCGGGCGGACGGCTCACCGCCGAGGACGCCTACGCGTATGGCCGATTCGCCCGGGTCGCCCTGGACACCAACGACATCGACTTTCGTGCCCGGGTGCACAGCGCCGAGGAGGCCGACTTCCTCGCCGCGCAGGTGGCCGCCCGACCCGACGATGTGACCTACCGTGATCTCGACGCCGCCCCGGCGGTGCTGCTGGTCGCGTTCGAACCCGAAGAGGAATCACCCATCGTGTTCCTCCGGCTGAGGCGCGCGGCCCGCACCCGCGGACTACGGGTGAGCACGATTGCGGCACTGCGCAGCCCCGGCGTCACCAAACTGAACGGCACGCTGCTGGCCGCGGCGCCCGGAAACGAAGCGGTCATGCTCGATTCCGAGGCAGCCGCCGACGCCGTCACGGCCGACGGGTCGGTCATCATCGTCGGCGAACGGCTCGCCGGTGTGCCCGGCGGACTCAGCGCCGCGGTCCGGCTGGCCGAACGCACCGGAGCGCGACTGGCGTGGATACCGCGCCGCGCCGGTGAGCGCGGCGCCCTCGAGGTGGGCGCCGCACCCAACCTGCTGCCCGGCGGTCGGCCCGTCGCCGACCTGACCGCACGCACCGAGATCGCCCTGGCCTGGCAGGTTCCCGACCTGCCGAGCACCACCGGCCGCGACACGTCGGCGATCCTCGATGCGGCGGCGCGCCACGACCTGTCGGCGCTGCTGGTGGGCGGCGTGGAGATCGCCGACCTGCCCGACCCCGAAGCCGCCCGGGCGGCACTCGCCGACGCGGACTTCGTCGTCAGCCTCGAGATCCGCAGCTCCGCGGTGACCGACCTCGCCGACGTGGTGCTGCCGGTGGCGGCGGTGCCGGAGAAGTCCGGCATGTTCCTCGACTGGGAGGGGCGCGCCCGACCGTTCGGCACGGCATTGCCGGAGACCGGTGGGCTGCCCGATCACCGGGTGCTCGACGCGTTGGCCCAACAACTGGGCATCGACCTGTGCTGCGCGGACACCGCGATGATCCGACGCGACCTCGAACACCTGGGTCCCTGGCAGGGCATCCGCCCACCGTCACCCGATGTGTCCGCTCCGCAGGTCGATTCCGGGCTTCCCGAGACCCGGCGGGCGGTGTTGGCGACCTGGCGGATGCTGCTCGACGACGGACGCCTGCAGGACGGCGAACCCCACCTCGCCGCGACGGCCCGCACCCCGATGGCGCGGATGTCGGCGGCGACCGCCGCCGGGATCGACGCCATCGACGGCTCGCCCGTCGAGGTGGGCACCGCCCGCGGCGCCATCGTGCTGCCGCTGCAGATCACCGAGATGGTCGACGGCGTGGTCTGGGTACCGATGAACACCCCCGGCGCGTCGGTGACGACCGATCTGCGGGCCCGGGCCGGCGACATGGTCACGATCGCGACCACAGAGGAGGCCCGATGA
- a CDS encoding NADH-quinone oxidoreductase subunit A: protein MNAYVPIMVLGAIAVAFAVFSVGIAMLIGPKRYNRAKLEPYECGIEPHTESHTLTPTGDASTGGVLTASRITERTVQRIPVKYYLTAMLFIIFDIEIVFLYPWAVAFDLLGWFGLAAMALFIVNVSVAYAYEWRRGGLAWE, encoded by the coding sequence ATGAACGCCTACGTCCCGATCATGGTCCTCGGGGCAATTGCTGTGGCGTTCGCGGTCTTTTCGGTCGGCATCGCGATGTTGATCGGACCGAAACGGTACAACCGCGCCAAACTCGAACCGTACGAGTGCGGTATCGAACCGCACACCGAATCCCACACTCTGACACCCACCGGCGACGCTTCGACCGGTGGCGTGCTCACCGCATCACGCATCACCGAACGAACCGTCCAGCGCATCCCGGTGAAGTACTACCTCACCGCGATGCTCTTCATCATCTTCGACATCGAGATCGTCTTCCTCTATCCGTGGGCGGTCGCCTTCGACCTCCTCGGCTGGTTCGGTCTCGCGGCGATGGCGCTGTTCATCGTCAACGTCTCCGTGGCCTACGCCTACGAATGGCGTCGCGGAGGGCTTGCCTGGGAATGA
- a CDS encoding NADH-quinone oxidoreductase subunit C, which yields MTRAEQTGSEQIGVRKGLFGVHGSGDTSGYGGLIQAVTLPGSSSRPFGGYFDEIADELAAGLAEMSAPQAPTYDDAVEKVVVFRNEMTIHVRRAHLRPVALTLRNRDTLRFELCLGVNGVHYPDDSGRELHAVYPLASITHNRRVRLEVAAPDRDPHIPTLTDIYPTNDWHERETYDFFGIVFDGHRSLTRIEMPDDWQGHPQRKDYPLGGVPVEYKGTRIAPPDQRRSYN from the coding sequence ATGACCCGGGCCGAGCAGACCGGCTCGGAGCAGATCGGCGTGCGCAAAGGCCTGTTCGGGGTGCACGGCAGCGGCGACACCTCCGGATACGGCGGGCTCATCCAGGCCGTCACCCTGCCCGGTAGCTCCAGTCGTCCGTTCGGCGGCTACTTCGACGAGATCGCCGATGAACTCGCGGCGGGCCTCGCCGAGATGTCGGCACCACAAGCTCCCACCTACGATGACGCGGTCGAGAAGGTGGTGGTCTTCCGCAACGAGATGACGATCCACGTGCGCCGCGCACACCTGCGGCCGGTGGCACTCACACTGCGCAACCGTGACACACTGCGTTTCGAACTGTGCCTGGGCGTCAACGGGGTTCACTATCCCGACGACTCCGGCCGGGAACTGCACGCGGTGTATCCGCTGGCGTCGATCACCCACAATCGCCGCGTGCGGCTGGAGGTCGCGGCCCCCGACAGGGACCCGCACATCCCCACCCTCACCGACATCTACCCGACCAACGACTGGCACGAACGCGAGACCTACGACTTCTTCGGCATCGTCTTCGACGGACACCGCTCACTCACCCGGATCGAGATGCCCGACGACTGGCAGGGCCATCCGCAACGCAAGGACTACCCGCTCGGCGGAGTTCCGGTGGAGTACAAAGGCACCCGCATCGCGCCACCGGATCAGCGGAGGTCCTACAACTGA
- the nuoI gene encoding NADH-quinone oxidoreductase subunit NuoI produces MPDFLKPMSGLGVTFSSMFSPTITEQYPEQKTPTAPRYHGRHQLNRHPDGLEKCIGCELCAWACPADAIYVEGADNTDEERYSPGERYGRVYQINYLRCIGCGLCIEACPTRALTMTNDYELADDNRADLIYEKDRLLAPLPPGTPPPPHDMAPGSTEENYYRGEVSKEGRLVGRSDS; encoded by the coding sequence ATGCCTGATTTCCTGAAGCCGATGAGCGGCCTGGGCGTGACGTTCTCGTCGATGTTCTCGCCCACCATCACCGAGCAGTACCCGGAGCAGAAAACACCCACCGCACCCCGCTATCACGGTCGCCACCAACTCAATCGGCATCCCGATGGCTTGGAGAAGTGCATCGGGTGCGAGCTGTGCGCGTGGGCGTGTCCGGCCGACGCCATCTACGTGGAGGGCGCCGACAACACCGACGAGGAGCGGTATTCGCCCGGCGAACGGTACGGCCGGGTGTATCAGATCAACTATCTGCGGTGCATCGGCTGCGGACTGTGCATCGAGGCCTGCCCCACCCGGGCGCTGACCATGACCAACGACTACGAGCTGGCCGACGACAACCGCGCCGACCTCATCTACGAGAAGGACCGCTTGTTGGCGCCTCTGCCACCCGGGACTCCACCGCCACCGCACGACATGGCTCCCGGCTCCACCGAGGAGAACTACTACCGCGGTGAGGTGTCGAAGGAGGGGCGGCTGGTGGGGAGATCGGACTCGTGA
- the nuoD gene encoding NADH dehydrogenase (quinone) subunit D produces the protein MTTTDGNADHDVSGAEHVHPTQTYTVSGQDWDEIVTAVRERAEAQPGDERIVVNMGPQHPSTHGVLRLILEIEGETVTEARCGIGYLHTGIEKNLEYRTWMQGVTFVTRMDYLSPFFNETAYCLGVERLLGITDDIPERASVIRVLLMELNRISSHLVALATGGMELGAVTAMFLGFREREMILDIFEYITGLRMNHAYIRPGGVSQDLPDDAVDKVGELLDVLPARLGELEDLLNDNYIWKARTQGVGYLDLTGCMALGITGPVLRSTGLPHDLRKSQPYCGYENYEFDVITDTTCDSYGRYLIRVKEMKESVRIARQCLDRLRPGPVMVADRKIAWPADLALGPDGLGNSPEHIAKIMGTSMEALIHHFKLVTEGMRVPAGQCYIAVESPRGELGVHMVSDGGTRPYRVHYRDPSFTNLQAVAAMCEGGMVADVITAVASIDPVMGGVDR, from the coding sequence ATGACGACCACCGACGGCAACGCCGACCACGACGTCTCGGGTGCCGAACACGTGCACCCCACCCAGACCTATACGGTCTCGGGCCAGGACTGGGACGAGATCGTCACCGCCGTCCGCGAACGGGCCGAAGCCCAGCCCGGCGACGAACGCATCGTGGTCAACATGGGTCCGCAGCACCCGTCCACCCACGGGGTGTTGCGGCTGATCCTGGAGATCGAGGGCGAAACCGTCACCGAGGCCCGGTGCGGAATCGGCTACCTGCACACCGGCATCGAGAAGAACCTCGAGTACCGCACCTGGATGCAGGGGGTCACCTTCGTGACCCGGATGGACTACCTGTCGCCGTTCTTCAACGAGACGGCGTACTGCCTCGGCGTGGAGCGGCTACTCGGCATCACCGACGACATCCCCGAACGCGCGAGTGTGATCCGGGTGCTGCTGATGGAGCTGAACCGGATCTCCTCGCACCTCGTCGCACTGGCCACCGGCGGGATGGAACTCGGCGCGGTCACCGCGATGTTCCTCGGCTTCCGGGAACGCGAGATGATTCTCGACATCTTCGAATACATCACCGGCCTGCGGATGAACCACGCCTACATCCGGCCGGGCGGTGTCTCCCAGGATCTGCCCGACGACGCGGTCGACAAGGTGGGCGAACTGCTCGACGTACTGCCGGCCCGGCTCGGTGAACTCGAGGATCTGCTGAACGACAACTACATCTGGAAGGCACGCACCCAGGGGGTCGGCTACCTCGACCTCACCGGTTGTATGGCGCTCGGCATCACCGGTCCGGTGTTGCGGTCCACCGGCCTGCCACACGATCTGCGCAAATCCCAACCCTACTGCGGCTACGAGAACTACGAGTTCGACGTCATCACCGACACCACCTGCGACTCGTACGGCCGCTATCTGATCCGGGTCAAGGAGATGAAGGAATCGGTGCGGATCGCCCGACAATGCCTCGACCGCCTGCGTCCCGGCCCGGTGATGGTCGCCGACCGCAAGATCGCCTGGCCCGCCGACCTCGCGCTCGGACCCGACGGTCTGGGCAACTCTCCCGAACACATCGCGAAGATCATGGGCACGTCGATGGAAGCACTGATCCACCACTTCAAGTTGGTGACCGAAGGAATGCGGGTACCGGCCGGGCAGTGCTACATCGCCGTGGAATCACCGCGCGGCGAACTCGGTGTGCACATGGTCTCCGACGGCGGTACCCGACCCTACCGCGTGCACTATCGCGATCCATCGTTCACCAATCTGCAAGCGGTGGCAGCGATGTGTGAGGGCGGCATGGTGGCCGACGTGATCACCGCGGTCGCCAGTATCGATCCGGTGATGGGAGGCGTCGACCGATGA
- the nuoH gene encoding NADH-quinone oxidoreductase subunit NuoH, protein MTFPTLADFGQDPWWLIGLKALAVFAFLVANPLAAILIERKIMARMQTRIGPNRVGPRGLLQSLADGVKLALKEGIIPSGVDKPIYLAAPIIAVVPAVMAFAVIPFGPMVSVFGHQTPLQLTDLPVGVLYVLAITSVGVYGIVLAGWSSGSTYPLLGGLRSTAQVISYEIAMGLTFAAVFLDAATMSTSGIVAAQEHHWYVLLLLPSFVIYAVSMVGETNRAPFDLPEAEGELVGGFHTEYSSLKFAMFMLAEYINMVTVSALATTLFLGGWQAPWPVSAFDWANTGWWPILWFTLKVWVFLFVFIWLRTSLPRLRYDQFMNLGWKVLIPISLTWVMVVAVIRVAIGTSDDDDLARSLVSAAAGLVVTALLLYAVWRLMRLPKAPEADENAAQPPAFDPMAGGFPVPPLPGQVLSARPMSPPPDPMKETTDA, encoded by the coding sequence ATGACCTTCCCGACTCTCGCCGACTTCGGTCAGGACCCGTGGTGGCTCATCGGGCTCAAGGCGCTGGCGGTATTCGCGTTCCTCGTCGCGAATCCGCTCGCCGCGATCCTCATCGAGCGGAAGATCATGGCCCGCATGCAGACCCGGATCGGCCCCAACCGGGTGGGGCCTCGTGGGCTGTTACAGAGTCTGGCCGACGGAGTGAAGCTCGCCCTCAAGGAGGGCATCATCCCCAGCGGCGTGGACAAGCCGATCTACCTGGCCGCACCGATCATCGCCGTGGTTCCCGCCGTCATGGCGTTCGCCGTGATCCCATTCGGCCCCATGGTGTCGGTGTTCGGTCATCAGACCCCACTGCAACTCACCGACTTACCGGTGGGGGTTCTCTACGTGCTCGCGATCACCTCGGTCGGGGTGTACGGCATCGTGTTGGCCGGCTGGTCGTCGGGGTCGACGTATCCGCTGCTCGGCGGGCTGCGCTCCACCGCGCAGGTGATCTCCTACGAGATCGCCATGGGCCTGACGTTCGCGGCAGTGTTCCTCGACGCCGCCACCATGTCGACCTCGGGCATCGTGGCCGCGCAGGAACACCACTGGTATGTGCTGCTGCTGTTGCCGTCGTTTGTGATCTATGCGGTCTCGATGGTCGGTGAGACCAACCGCGCCCCCTTCGACCTCCCGGAGGCCGAGGGCGAACTCGTCGGCGGGTTCCACACCGAGTACAGCTCGCTGAAGTTCGCCATGTTCATGCTCGCCGAGTACATCAACATGGTCACCGTCTCGGCGCTGGCCACCACCCTGTTCCTCGGCGGCTGGCAGGCGCCCTGGCCGGTGAGCGCCTTCGACTGGGCGAACACCGGTTGGTGGCCGATCCTGTGGTTCACCCTCAAGGTCTGGGTGTTCCTGTTCGTGTTCATCTGGCTGCGCACCAGCCTGCCGCGGCTGCGCTACGACCAGTTCATGAATCTGGGTTGGAAGGTCCTCATCCCGATCTCGCTGACGTGGGTGATGGTGGTGGCCGTGATCCGGGTGGCGATCGGCACCTCCGACGACGACGACCTCGCACGGTCGCTGGTCTCGGCGGCGGCCGGGCTCGTGGTGACCGCGCTGCTGTTGTACGCGGTGTGGCGATTGATGCGACTGCCCAAGGCTCCTGAGGCGGATGAGAACGCCGCGCAACCGCCCGCATTCGACCCGATGGCCGGCGGATTCCCGGTGCCCCCGCTGCCCGGTCAGGTCCTCTCGGCGCGTCCGATGTCACCGCCGCCCGATCCCATGAAGGAGACGACCGATGCCTGA